From the Streptomyces sp. KMM 9044 genome, one window contains:
- a CDS encoding class I SAM-dependent methyltransferase: MDDIAAGPPAFDASSPVDGYVGDPAVRAEWDDRYTERQQVWSGRPNGALVAEAAGLTPGRVLDVGCGEGADAVWLARRGWDVTALEVSGVALERAAGHARDAGLAVRWVHASLTEAALPPASFDLVSAQYPALLRTPDAAAERALLAAVAPGGVLLLVHHAGMDARQENVGGFDPADYVWPSMVAALFDEDWEVEVDEQRPRVAPDGGAGAHHTDDLVLRARRLR; the protein is encoded by the coding sequence ATGGACGACATCGCAGCAGGACCGCCCGCGTTCGACGCTTCCTCCCCCGTCGACGGATACGTCGGAGACCCCGCGGTGAGGGCCGAGTGGGACGACCGGTACACCGAACGGCAGCAGGTGTGGAGCGGCCGGCCCAACGGTGCGCTGGTGGCCGAGGCCGCCGGGCTCACACCCGGGCGGGTGCTCGACGTGGGCTGTGGTGAGGGCGCGGACGCTGTCTGGCTCGCGCGCCGCGGCTGGGACGTGACCGCGCTCGAGGTCTCGGGCGTGGCGCTGGAACGGGCGGCCGGGCACGCGCGGGACGCCGGCCTCGCCGTTCGCTGGGTCCACGCCTCACTGACGGAGGCGGCCCTCCCGCCGGCCTCCTTCGACCTGGTCTCCGCGCAGTACCCCGCCCTGCTGCGCACCCCCGACGCCGCGGCCGAGCGAGCGCTGCTCGCGGCCGTCGCGCCCGGCGGCGTGCTGCTGCTCGTACACCACGCGGGGATGGACGCCCGGCAGGAGAACGTGGGCGGCTTCGACCCGGCCGACTACGTCTGGCCCTCGATGGTCGCCGCTCTGTTCGACGAGGACTGGGAGGTGGAGGTGGACGAGCAGCGTCCCCGCGTGGCACCCGACGGCGGCGCCGGCGCGCACCACACCGACGACCTGGTGCTGCGCGCGCGCCGGCTGCGCTGA
- a CDS encoding BMP family lipoprotein, with product MRRISRLTRAAVGVASLALAATACGGTSSESGDSSESSAKDGLGLAIAYDIGGKGDQSFNDAAYAGLQKAADEFGYKTADIEPTEGETDADKEQRLASLAKQGYDPVIGVGFAYGPAMTAVAEKYPDTTFGIVDSVVEGENVASLVFAEEQASYLAGVAAAKATETNTVGFVGGVDIPLIHKFEAGFKQGVQATDPKVKVVSQYLTQTAEEGGFSSPDKGKAAAEGQIEKKADVVYQAAGLSGQGVIEAAAKAKVWAIGVDSDQYEQEALAGYKDFILTSALKDVGGSVYALAKSVQDDEPLTGTQVFDLKVDGVGLSDSNPKMAEVEGLTDAVAEAKEGIIDGSITVKTE from the coding sequence ATGCGTCGGATATCCAGACTGACTCGCGCCGCGGTGGGGGTCGCGTCGCTCGCACTCGCCGCCACGGCCTGCGGCGGTACCAGCAGCGAGAGCGGTGACAGCTCAGAGAGCTCCGCGAAGGACGGCCTCGGTCTCGCCATCGCCTACGACATCGGTGGCAAGGGCGACCAGTCCTTCAACGACGCCGCCTACGCGGGTCTGCAGAAGGCCGCGGACGAGTTCGGCTACAAGACCGCCGACATCGAGCCCACCGAGGGCGAGACCGACGCGGACAAGGAACAGCGCCTCGCGTCGCTCGCGAAGCAGGGCTACGACCCCGTCATCGGCGTCGGCTTCGCCTACGGTCCGGCGATGACGGCCGTGGCCGAGAAGTACCCGGACACCACCTTCGGCATCGTCGACTCCGTGGTCGAGGGAGAGAACGTCGCCTCCCTCGTCTTCGCCGAGGAGCAGGCGTCCTACCTCGCCGGTGTCGCCGCCGCCAAGGCCACCGAGACGAACACCGTCGGCTTCGTGGGCGGTGTCGACATCCCGCTGATCCACAAGTTCGAGGCCGGCTTCAAGCAGGGCGTGCAGGCGACCGACCCGAAGGTCAAGGTCGTCTCCCAGTACCTGACGCAGACGGCGGAGGAGGGCGGCTTCTCCAGCCCCGACAAGGGCAAGGCCGCCGCCGAGGGCCAGATCGAGAAGAAGGCCGATGTCGTCTACCAGGCGGCCGGTCTTTCCGGGCAGGGCGTGATCGAGGCCGCCGCCAAGGCGAAGGTCTGGGCGATCGGCGTCGACTCCGACCAGTACGAGCAGGAAGCCCTGGCCGGCTACAAGGACTTCATCCTCACCTCCGCCCTCAAGGACGTCGGCGGTTCGGTGTACGCGCTGGCCAAGTCCGTCCAGGACGACGAGCCGCTGACCGGCACCCAGGTCTTCGACCTGAAGGTGGACGGCGTCGGCCTCTCCGACAGCAACCCGAAGATGGCCGAGGTCGAGGGCCTGACGGACGCCGTGGCCGAGGCCAAGGAAGGCATCATCGACGGCTCCATCACCGTCAAGACGGAGTAG
- a CDS encoding M20 family metallopeptidase: MSLESEIDLPGGAVLLGALSEVLRAELVAFRRDLHMHPELGNQEFRTTAAIKERLERAGLAPRVLSGGTGLVCDIGVAEGGSGIEGTGTGALPGAGMLALRADIDGLPIPDMKTECPYRSTVPDRAHACGHDVHTTVVLGTGLVLDELHRQGLLPRPVRLIFQPAEEVLPGGAADAILDGALDGIGRIVAVHCDPRVDAGKIGLREGPITSACDRLEIALDGPGGHTARPHLTTDLVTAAARVVTDVPALVGRRVDSRSGLAITWGRVESGHAPNVIPQHAEISGTVRCLDLETWRLAPDVVVAAIDEVANLHRAKSEINYVRGVPPVVNEAGATELLRDAMIARRGPESVENTEQSLGGEDFSWYLEHVPGAMARLGVRPPGERTTRDLHQGDFDVDEYAITVGVELFTAAALLDDLR, encoded by the coding sequence ATGTCACTGGAGTCCGAGATCGATCTGCCCGGAGGGGCGGTGCTTCTGGGCGCGCTCTCCGAGGTCCTGCGCGCCGAGCTCGTCGCCTTCCGTCGCGACCTGCACATGCACCCCGAGCTGGGCAACCAGGAGTTCCGTACGACCGCCGCGATCAAGGAGCGGCTCGAGCGGGCCGGTCTCGCGCCGCGTGTACTCTCCGGCGGAACCGGCCTCGTCTGTGACATCGGGGTGGCGGAGGGCGGCAGCGGCATCGAGGGCACCGGTACCGGTGCCCTCCCCGGCGCCGGCATGCTCGCACTGCGGGCCGACATCGACGGACTGCCCATTCCCGACATGAAGACCGAGTGCCCGTACCGCTCCACCGTGCCCGACCGCGCGCACGCCTGCGGCCACGACGTGCACACCACCGTCGTGCTCGGCACCGGGCTCGTCCTCGACGAACTGCACCGCCAGGGCCTGCTGCCCCGGCCGGTGCGGCTGATCTTCCAGCCCGCCGAGGAGGTGCTGCCCGGCGGTGCCGCCGACGCCATCCTGGACGGCGCGCTCGACGGGATCGGGCGGATCGTCGCCGTGCACTGCGATCCCCGGGTCGACGCCGGGAAGATCGGGCTGCGGGAGGGCCCCATCACCTCCGCCTGCGACCGGCTGGAGATCGCCCTCGACGGACCCGGCGGCCACACCGCCCGGCCGCACCTGACCACGGACCTGGTCACCGCCGCCGCCCGTGTCGTCACCGACGTGCCCGCGCTGGTGGGCCGGCGGGTCGACAGCCGCAGCGGGCTCGCCATCACCTGGGGCAGGGTCGAGTCCGGCCACGCGCCCAACGTCATCCCGCAGCACGCCGAGATCTCCGGCACCGTGCGCTGCCTCGACCTGGAGACCTGGCGGCTGGCCCCGGACGTCGTGGTCGCCGCCATCGACGAGGTGGCCAACCTGCACCGTGCCAAGTCGGAGATCAACTACGTGCGCGGAGTCCCGCCGGTCGTCAACGAGGCCGGTGCCACCGAGCTCCTGCGGGACGCCATGATCGCCCGGCGCGGCCCGGAGTCCGTGGAGAACACCGAACAGAGCCTCGGCGGCGAGGACTTCTCCTGGTACCTGGAGCACGTTCCCGGCGCCATGGCCCGCCTCGGGGTCCGGCCCCCGGGCGAGCGCACCACCCGCGACCTGCACCAGGGCGACTTCGACGTCGACGAGTACGCCATCACCGTGGGTGTCGAACTCTTCACCGCCGCCGCCCTGCTGGACGACCTGCGCTGA
- a CDS encoding N-acetylneuraminate synthase family protein produces the protein MSTNSRVRTFGTREAGPGRPVYITGEIGINHNGELENAFKLIDAAAEAGCDAVKFQKRTPEICTPRDQWDIERDTPWGRMTYIDYRHRVEFGEDEYRRIDAYCKSRNIAWFASPWDTEAVAFLEKFDVPAHKVASASLTDDELLRALRATGRTVILSTGMSTPKQIRHAVEVLGSDNILLCHATSTYPAKAEELNLRVINTLQQEYPNVPIGYSGHETGLQTTLAAVALGASFVERHITLDRAMWGSDQAASVEPQGLTRLVRDIRTIEESLGDGVKKVYESELGPMKKLRRVPGVVAEAEIADAAGEPLAV, from the coding sequence ATGAGCACCAACTCCCGCGTTCGCACCTTCGGTACCCGCGAAGCCGGCCCCGGCCGCCCGGTGTACATCACCGGCGAGATCGGCATCAACCACAACGGCGAGCTCGAGAACGCGTTCAAGCTGATCGACGCCGCCGCCGAGGCCGGCTGCGACGCCGTCAAGTTCCAGAAGCGCACGCCCGAGATCTGCACCCCGCGCGACCAGTGGGACATCGAGCGCGACACCCCCTGGGGCCGCATGACCTACATCGACTACCGCCACCGCGTGGAGTTCGGTGAGGACGAGTACCGTCGGATCGACGCGTACTGCAAGTCCAGGAACATCGCCTGGTTCGCCTCCCCGTGGGACACCGAGGCCGTCGCCTTCCTGGAGAAGTTCGACGTCCCCGCCCACAAGGTCGCCTCCGCCTCCCTCACCGACGACGAGCTGCTGCGCGCCCTGCGCGCCACCGGCCGCACGGTCATCCTCTCCACCGGCATGTCCACCCCGAAGCAGATCCGCCACGCGGTCGAGGTCCTGGGCAGCGACAACATCCTGCTCTGCCACGCGACGTCCACCTACCCGGCCAAGGCCGAGGAGCTGAACCTCCGCGTGATCAACACCCTCCAGCAGGAGTACCCGAACGTCCCGATCGGCTACTCCGGCCACGAGACCGGGCTGCAGACCACGCTGGCCGCCGTCGCCCTCGGCGCCAGCTTCGTCGAGCGCCACATCACCCTCGACCGCGCCATGTGGGGCTCCGACCAGGCCGCGTCCGTCGAGCCGCAGGGCCTCACCCGCCTGGTCCGCGACATCCGCACCATCGAGGAGTCCCTCGGTGACGGCGTCAAGAAGGTCTACGAGTCCGAGCTGGGCCCGATGAAGAAGCTGCGCCGGGTTCCCGGTGTCGTCGCCGAGGCGGAGATCGCCGACGCGGCCGGCGAGCCGCTGGCCGTCTGA
- a CDS encoding acylneuraminate cytidylyltransferase, whose translation MSSPPAGQGAPVRRVLAVIPARGGSKGVPAKNLAPVNGAPLVTRAVRECRAAHHVTDVVVSTDDQAIAAAARQAGAEIVMRPAALAGDLATSEAAVLHAMDVHEALHGAGVDIVLLIQCTSPFLIREDIDGVAGAVAEQGADTAVTVAPFHGFIWRDEATTDEAPTDAAPADTRPDPGADGPSGGYGVNHDKSFRPRRQDRPQDLLETGAAYAMDAAGFREHRHRFFGRTGLVRTDPARVLEIDDPHDLARARALAPLFDEARPGALPTADDIDAVVLDFDGTQTDDRVLIDATGQEFVSVHRGDGLGIAALRRSGLKMLVLSTEKNTVVAARARKLEIPVLHGIDRKDLALKQWCEEQGIAPERVLYVGNDVNDLPCFALVGWPVAVASAHDVVRGAARAVTTVPGGDGAIREIASWILGPSLDSLPT comes from the coding sequence ATGTCCTCACCACCAGCGGGCCAGGGGGCCCCGGTGCGCCGGGTGCTCGCCGTGATCCCCGCGCGCGGCGGCTCCAAGGGCGTGCCCGCGAAGAACCTCGCGCCGGTCAACGGCGCGCCCCTGGTGACCCGCGCGGTCCGCGAGTGCCGTGCCGCGCACCATGTCACGGACGTCGTCGTCTCCACCGACGACCAGGCCATCGCGGCCGCCGCCCGGCAGGCGGGCGCCGAGATCGTGATGCGCCCCGCCGCCCTCGCGGGCGACCTCGCCACCTCCGAGGCCGCCGTCCTGCACGCCATGGACGTCCACGAGGCGCTGCACGGTGCCGGGGTGGACATCGTCCTGCTGATCCAGTGCACCAGCCCGTTCCTGATCCGCGAGGACATCGACGGAGTGGCCGGCGCGGTCGCCGAGCAGGGCGCCGACACGGCGGTGACCGTGGCCCCGTTCCACGGTTTCATCTGGCGGGACGAGGCGACGACGGACGAGGCACCGACCGACGCGGCGCCGGCGGACACCCGGCCGGACCCCGGGGCGGACGGCCCCAGCGGCGGCTACGGCGTCAACCACGACAAGTCCTTCCGCCCCCGCCGCCAGGACCGCCCCCAGGACCTCCTGGAAACCGGTGCCGCCTACGCGATGGACGCGGCCGGCTTCCGCGAGCACCGGCACCGCTTCTTCGGCCGGACCGGACTCGTCCGCACCGACCCCGCGCGGGTCCTGGAGATCGACGACCCGCACGACCTCGCCCGCGCCCGCGCCCTCGCCCCGCTCTTCGACGAGGCAAGGCCCGGCGCGCTCCCGACCGCCGACGACATCGACGCGGTCGTCCTCGACTTCGACGGCACCCAGACCGACGACAGGGTGCTGATCGACGCCACCGGACAGGAATTCGTCTCCGTGCACCGCGGTGACGGACTCGGCATCGCGGCTCTGCGCAGGAGCGGACTGAAGATGCTCGTCCTGTCCACGGAGAAGAACACGGTCGTCGCCGCCCGCGCACGCAAGCTCGAGATCCCCGTGCTGCACGGCATCGACCGCAAGGACCTCGCACTGAAGCAGTGGTGCGAGGAACAGGGCATCGCGCCCGAGCGCGTGCTCTACGTCGGCAACGACGTCAATGACCTCCCGTGCTTCGCCCTCGTGGGCTGGCCCGTGGCGGTCGCGAGCGCCCACGACGTCGTACGCGGCGCCGCACGCGCGGTCACCACCGTCCCCGGTGGCGACGGCGCGATCCGGGAGATCGCCAGCTGGATCCTCGGCCCCTCTCTCGATTCCCTCCCCACGTAA
- a CDS encoding DUF6716 putative glycosyltransferase, whose amino-acid sequence MPASTTKTLRVAVLADSDTRWKWGSLTAHRIAPENSDIRLDGYLLRGRATPTARQLEEVGVQADALHEVTAVQFLHAMREESYDILVLALVGGGVQAMLHGLGRVWEDARVRSEDPAGRAKRPVVVTGYVGVVYEKLADGLLLRHGADLVLANSRQDADRFRAVYEGVGADARSVTEVALPFLGGAAYTGEPDPPAEQGGRPYTVVFAAQPSVPDNRRDRTYLLNRLVEHARRHPEREVLLKLRSKPGEHTTHIEELPYQKLVQRLDPPANFRLVYGHMGEVLDRTDLLVTMSSTAALESLHRRIPTVVLTDLGVREALGNHHFVGSGCLASWDQLDAGHRPVPDEEWVSRQGVAPGGTPSGGGSYDTAFDAARARITQLLDRPGGLPPPAPYYTTVTAPGYLPGLLARHHLGPDGTPLPGTPAADKEPGPVRQIVRRAARGAYRHGVQRVAPVIRRMGEL is encoded by the coding sequence GTGCCAGCAAGTACAACGAAGACCCTGCGAGTCGCCGTCCTCGCGGATTCCGACACCCGGTGGAAATGGGGTTCGCTCACCGCGCACCGCATCGCCCCGGAGAACTCGGACATCCGTCTGGACGGTTATCTCCTGCGGGGCCGCGCGACTCCCACCGCCCGTCAGCTCGAAGAGGTCGGCGTCCAGGCGGACGCCCTCCACGAGGTGACCGCGGTCCAGTTCCTGCACGCCATGCGCGAGGAGTCGTACGACATCCTGGTCCTCGCCCTGGTCGGCGGCGGGGTGCAGGCGATGCTGCACGGCCTCGGGCGGGTCTGGGAGGACGCCAGGGTCCGCTCCGAAGACCCCGCAGGCCGGGCGAAGCGGCCCGTCGTCGTCACCGGGTACGTCGGAGTCGTCTACGAGAAGCTCGCCGACGGCCTGCTGCTGCGCCACGGCGCCGACCTCGTCCTCGCCAACTCCCGTCAGGACGCCGACCGTTTCCGCGCCGTGTACGAAGGCGTGGGCGCCGACGCCCGCTCGGTGACGGAGGTCGCGCTTCCGTTCCTCGGCGGGGCCGCCTACACCGGTGAGCCCGATCCGCCCGCGGAGCAGGGGGGCAGGCCCTACACGGTCGTCTTCGCCGCCCAGCCCTCCGTCCCGGACAACCGCCGGGACCGTACCTACCTGCTGAACCGGCTGGTCGAGCACGCCCGTCGGCACCCCGAGCGCGAGGTGCTGCTCAAGCTGCGCTCCAAGCCGGGCGAGCACACCACGCACATCGAGGAACTGCCCTACCAGAAGCTGGTCCAGCGGCTCGATCCGCCGGCCAACTTCCGTCTGGTGTACGGGCACATGGGCGAGGTCCTGGACCGCACCGACCTGCTGGTCACCATGAGTTCCACGGCCGCGCTGGAGTCCCTGCACCGTCGCATCCCGACCGTGGTCCTCACCGACCTCGGGGTGCGCGAGGCGCTCGGCAACCACCACTTCGTCGGCTCCGGCTGCCTCGCCTCCTGGGACCAGCTCGACGCCGGCCACCGGCCGGTGCCGGACGAGGAGTGGGTGTCCCGGCAGGGTGTCGCCCCCGGAGGCACCCCCTCCGGGGGAGGGTCGTACGACACCGCCTTCGACGCCGCCCGGGCACGCATCACCCAGCTGCTCGACCGCCCCGGCGGCCTGCCGCCGCCGGCCCCGTACTACACGACCGTCACCGCGCCCGGCTATCTGCCCGGCCTGCTCGCCCGCCACCACCTCGGCCCGGACGGCACCCCGCTGCCCGGCACCCCTGCCGCCGACAAGGAGCCCGGACCGGTCCGGCAGATCGTGCGCCGTGCGGCGCGCGGCGCCTATCGCCACGGCGTCCAGCGGGTGGCCCCGGTGATCCGGCGGATGGGCGAGCTGTGA
- a CDS encoding glycosyltransferase family 2 protein: MLKLSVIVPFYNVRPYVPDALRSLRANAREDFEFILVDDCSTDGTADLLARAGRELPGAVLVGHEKNGGLATARNTGIDRARGEYLTFLDGDDWLAPGYYAKLVTAIEKLDCDFVRTDHVQCTARARVVHRVPHGRRNVVLDPRDAILPAHRTTSVDYAYAWAGIYHRRLVERGVLHFTDGLRTAEDRPWIWKLHREAESFAVTSLLGVFYRRGISSSLTQIGDARQLDFIRAFDQVIEETARDSDAAALLPKAVRTYCAIISHHLGTVERFEAPVARQLKTMSSAALRRMPQDVLDDALGSMDAKRADVLRRLRRRPVPATEAAA; this comes from the coding sequence GTGCTCAAGCTCTCCGTCATCGTGCCGTTCTACAACGTGCGCCCATACGTCCCAGATGCCCTGCGAAGTCTGCGCGCCAACGCGCGGGAGGACTTCGAATTCATTCTCGTCGACGACTGCTCGACCGACGGGACCGCGGACCTCCTCGCGCGCGCCGGGCGCGAACTGCCGGGGGCGGTGCTGGTCGGACACGAGAAGAACGGCGGCCTGGCCACCGCCCGCAACACCGGAATCGACCGGGCCCGCGGCGAGTACCTGACCTTCCTCGACGGGGACGACTGGCTGGCGCCCGGCTATTACGCCAAACTGGTGACCGCGATCGAGAAGCTGGACTGCGACTTCGTCCGCACCGACCACGTGCAGTGCACCGCGCGGGCCCGCGTCGTGCACCGCGTCCCGCACGGCCGGCGCAACGTGGTGCTGGACCCGCGTGACGCGATCCTCCCCGCCCACCGGACCACCTCCGTCGACTACGCCTACGCCTGGGCGGGCATCTACCACCGCAGGCTCGTCGAACGCGGCGTACTGCACTTCACCGACGGGCTGCGCACCGCCGAGGACCGGCCCTGGATCTGGAAGCTGCACCGGGAGGCGGAGTCCTTCGCGGTGACCAGCCTCCTCGGGGTCTTCTACCGGCGCGGCATTTCCTCGTCGCTCACCCAGATCGGTGACGCGCGGCAGCTCGACTTCATTCGCGCGTTCGACCAGGTGATCGAGGAGACCGCGCGGGACTCCGATGCGGCGGCCCTGCTCCCGAAGGCCGTGCGCACGTACTGCGCCATCATTTCCCATCACCTGGGAACCGTCGAAAGGTTCGAGGCACCCGTGGCACGGCAACTGAAGACGATGAGCAGCGCCGCGCTGCGGCGCATGCCTCAGGACGTACTCGACGACGCACTCGGTTCGATGGACGCCAAGCGTGCGGACGTGCTGCGCCGGCTGCGCCGCCGTCCGGTGCCGGCCACGGAGGCCGCCGCGTGA
- a CDS encoding alpha-2,8-polysialyltransferase family protein — MTTQIFMASTLYGTATLAAALDSGCFAPADRRILLVSNNATTPETTPAVDEMPGFERLRSRFDDVLSWNEAIFPFHPGGWAPRLEDVPLWERYLRLLWELGDDDLALAVESIQVNPALGLTQIFTDAPVTVYADGLMSYGPTRNKIDPLVGTRVERLLHLDLVPGLEPLLLTEFGVVPEIVATPAFTKVLAELVDTGDALPDVTEPALLLGQYLSALNILSAEEEENLHVRMLKGAVHLGHTRVVFKPHPTAPARFTRTLEDEAERLGVALTVVDTPVLAEVLYQRMRPALVVGCFSTALLTASAFYGLPVARVGTETLLDRLTPFENSNRVPVTVVDALLPEPADGAAVAEGRGRMDTGALGDLVRTVGFTMQPKILPDLRPEAERYLATRLDDGTWRYFRRKRLTSLGLPGGVPPQLAFLPRNTTVRKVARKARRLRRAMTRR, encoded by the coding sequence GTGACCACGCAGATCTTCATGGCGTCGACCCTGTACGGCACGGCCACGCTCGCCGCCGCCCTGGACTCGGGCTGCTTCGCGCCCGCCGACCGGCGGATCCTGTTGGTCTCCAACAACGCGACGACGCCCGAGACGACGCCCGCCGTCGACGAGATGCCCGGGTTCGAGCGGCTGCGGTCCCGGTTCGACGACGTGCTGTCGTGGAACGAGGCCATCTTCCCGTTCCACCCCGGCGGCTGGGCGCCGCGCCTGGAGGACGTTCCCCTGTGGGAGCGGTATCTGCGGCTGCTCTGGGAGCTCGGCGACGACGACCTCGCGCTCGCCGTGGAGTCCATCCAGGTCAACCCGGCCCTCGGGCTGACGCAGATCTTCACCGACGCGCCCGTCACGGTCTACGCGGACGGCCTGATGAGCTACGGCCCCACCCGCAACAAGATCGACCCGCTGGTCGGCACCCGGGTGGAGCGGCTGCTCCACCTCGACCTGGTACCGGGTCTCGAACCCCTGCTGCTCACCGAGTTCGGGGTGGTACCGGAGATCGTGGCCACACCGGCCTTCACCAAGGTGCTGGCCGAACTGGTCGACACCGGCGACGCGTTGCCGGACGTGACGGAGCCCGCGCTGCTCCTCGGCCAGTACCTGTCCGCGCTGAACATCCTCTCCGCCGAGGAGGAGGAGAACCTTCATGTGCGGATGCTGAAGGGCGCGGTGCACCTCGGTCACACCCGGGTGGTGTTCAAGCCGCACCCCACGGCCCCGGCGCGCTTCACCCGCACCCTGGAGGACGAGGCCGAACGGCTCGGCGTCGCCCTCACGGTGGTGGACACCCCGGTCCTGGCCGAAGTGCTGTACCAGCGGATGCGTCCGGCCCTGGTCGTCGGCTGCTTCTCCACCGCCCTGCTGACCGCGTCCGCCTTCTACGGCCTGCCGGTCGCCCGCGTCGGCACCGAGACCCTGCTGGACCGGCTGACCCCGTTCGAGAACAGCAACCGCGTACCGGTCACCGTCGTCGACGCGCTCCTGCCGGAGCCCGCGGACGGGGCGGCCGTCGCCGAGGGGCGCGGGCGCATGGACACGGGCGCCCTCGGCGATCTCGTACGGACCGTCGGCTTCACGATGCAGCCGAAGATCCTGCCGGACCTGCGGCCGGAGGCCGAGCGGTACCTGGCGACGCGGCTGGACGACGGCACCTGGCGGTACTTCAGGAGGAAGCGGCTGACGTCCCTCGGGCTGCCCGGCGGGGTGCCGCCCCAGCTGGCGTTCCTGCCGCGCAACACCACGGTCCGCAAGGTCGCGCGCAAGGCGCGCAGGCTGCGCCGGGCGATGACGCGCCGCTGA
- a CDS encoding class I SAM-dependent methyltransferase has protein sequence MTNLGRLYPLLDDVQLPGDLPYSQVSTWELRFLYLLGRHHLTGGGRLVELGSGGGGSTYALALGLRESTLFDERRGRLHAYDFFRVGKGTFATERFFTSGSRPADDDSFLDDFRGRLEPFLPFLEIHAGDLWKTSDPEDTSPIEFLHVDIAKTARVFRCVTERFLTRLRPGSVVLHQDFAGPRLPWLHHSTGALLPYIAIAGPPIRSTLAFEVVRPIPEDVLRSVAEDSYSVDEKLALISAVQERIDRDHTGGIPFKSVLEFAKAYVAHYAGDHRRAWSLAKPLTDDAYLSRTRSDHFEQLRRAYDEDRAKNGSGSRLARLVKKAVGR, from the coding sequence ATGACGAACCTCGGCCGGCTCTACCCGCTCCTCGACGACGTCCAACTGCCGGGCGACCTCCCCTACTCCCAGGTCAGCACCTGGGAACTGCGGTTCCTCTACCTGTTGGGGCGCCATCACCTCACGGGCGGGGGCCGGCTGGTCGAACTGGGGTCCGGTGGCGGCGGCTCCACCTACGCTCTCGCCCTCGGGCTGCGCGAGAGCACCCTCTTCGACGAGCGCCGGGGGCGGCTGCACGCGTACGACTTCTTCCGTGTGGGCAAGGGCACCTTCGCGACGGAGAGGTTCTTCACCTCCGGCAGCAGGCCGGCCGACGACGACTCCTTCCTGGACGACTTCCGCGGACGTCTCGAGCCGTTCCTGCCGTTCCTGGAGATCCACGCCGGAGACCTCTGGAAGACCTCGGACCCCGAGGACACCAGCCCGATCGAGTTCCTGCACGTCGACATCGCCAAGACCGCCCGGGTGTTCCGCTGTGTGACCGAGCGGTTCCTGACCAGGCTGCGGCCCGGCTCGGTCGTCCTGCACCAGGACTTCGCCGGTCCCCGGCTGCCGTGGCTGCACCACAGCACGGGCGCACTGCTGCCGTACATCGCGATCGCCGGGCCGCCGATCCGCTCCACGCTCGCCTTCGAGGTCGTCCGGCCGATTCCCGAGGACGTACTGAGGTCCGTCGCCGAGGACAGCTACTCCGTGGACGAGAAGCTGGCGCTGATCTCCGCCGTCCAGGAACGGATCGACCGCGACCACACCGGCGGCATCCCCTTCAAGTCCGTCCTGGAGTTCGCCAAGGCCTACGTCGCCCACTACGCCGGCGACCACCGGCGTGCGTGGTCGCTGGCCAAGCCGCTGACCGACGACGCGTACCTGAGCCGTACCCGCTCCGACCACTTCGAACAGCTGCGCAGGGCGTACGACGAGGACCGGGCGAAGAACGGTAGCGGTTCGCGGCTGGCCCGGCTGGTGAAGAAGGCCGTGGGGCGCTGA